A stretch of Thermomicrobium roseum DSM 5159 DNA encodes these proteins:
- a CDS encoding Na+/H+ antiporter subunit E, whose product MTLFLLNLLLALVWAMAVGRFTVPQLLLGYVLGFLVLATLEPLWGTAQYSGRILRGLRFIAFFFAELLLSSLQIAYDSLTPRLRATPRIIAVPLDAATETEITLLANFLTLTPGTLSLDISADRRTLYVHAMYARDRQTFLTEVKRGLEARLLEVLR is encoded by the coding sequence GTGACGCTGTTCCTGCTCAATCTTCTGCTCGCCCTCGTCTGGGCTATGGCAGTCGGCCGCTTCACCGTTCCCCAACTGCTACTCGGCTACGTGCTCGGATTTCTCGTGCTCGCCACGCTCGAGCCACTCTGGGGCACGGCACAGTACAGCGGACGCATCCTGCGTGGGCTGCGCTTCATCGCTTTTTTCTTTGCGGAACTCCTCCTGAGTTCTCTTCAGATCGCCTACGACTCGCTCACTCCGCGCCTGCGAGCCACTCCCCGTATCATCGCTGTCCCGCTCGATGCTGCCACCGAGACCGAGATCACGCTCTTGGCGAACTTTCTCACGCTCACTCCGGGGACCCTCTCACTGGACATCTCGGCCGACCGCCGAACACTTTATGTCCACGCCATGTACGCCCGCGATCGGCAGACATTCCTGACCGAAGTGAAGCGTGGTCTGGAAGCTCGCCTCCTGGAGGTTCTGCGATGA